ACCATAGACCATTATGAACAATCATAGACTTGATCCGTCCTAGATGTTGTCGACGTGAGTCGTGAACAAATAATTTTAGGGCGTGGTCCAAAATCCTTATGAATAAACTaaaaatgaaaaggaaatagaaatagaaagcACCACAGTCCACATATATAACTCCACTGTACTGTACTTGGGTCCATCCAACCTCTTATTAATTGCAAATTTGCAAGCATTGTCCATTGTTGACCAAACATTTTCTTTTGGTAAGCGATGACAAAATATATGTTCTGTAAATTATTCAGATGAGCTACGCAACCGCACGTGATTTACATACACGTAGTATTGTTTCTTACGTGTGCACTTTAGCTTGCTGCCAAATAGCATCTCTCGTATTCATCGAAACCAAAATAGCAAAACACTATTTTGCACCACTTTTTCTCCGTCCCATCCTTATTAGTTCTTATTAGTTATTAGTTATTACATCACAACCTTGTctcagaaaacaaaaaataacaataaaaataaataactaatGAATCTTATTATTAATGTAAAACTCAGGTGAATTTTCCTTTTTGTATATTTCAACACTAATACttgataaatttattatattaaaaatagaaatcaatttaatttgttatttttaaaaattcctcaattttcattaataattaaattaaattaatattaatcttaattttaatatatcagaaattgaaaatttttacaattagttaaattataaatataaaaagttattaactaataattaatattgttattaatggatttcaaaaaaaatattgttattaatatagaggtcaagtcaattttaattattattattctcattattatgatataatttttttctaaagttgtggttaataattaaaatttaattaatattaaaatttaattttaaatataaattggaaaatattttaaaatgattaattaatataataaatagtataaaataattaataataaattaacaTGAGTCAATTTTACTCttacttattattatattttaattttttctcaaattgttaataataatttaaatttaaataatgatagttttttatttttaaaataaaaactgaattttatttttttaaatacaaaaaactgaaagaaattctTACATTTTGTTAttaatataatgattattaataattaattaatattattactaatatataaatataatgaattttatttatatatattgatattaattAATACCATCTACCAAAATTAGATATTGATTGATACCTCCATGTCATATATAAAGTAGGAGTAATCACATATGACTTTTCAACATAATCCTCAcgaataattttttattcacaCCTTACAAATAAGGTGGATGAAAAgaaagataagaagaaaagagaaaaatgtaaAGATATAATACATGTTTTAATTgatagaaaatagaaaaataaataaaagtgaaAAAGATATCGATGAATGAATCATAAATCTAATCTCACATTAGCTAGATGCAAAATTAAACACACAAGCCAATGATTCATCCTTACCATATAAAGCAAAATATAtgtctcactcactcactcttgAGGTCTACATTCATCTACTACATCTTCCATTATTTAACTGCATCATCATTCTTTCaccaaacaaattaaaaatctCTTATCTCTAGGTCCAATCCAAATCGATGGAAACCGCCACTACCGCCACCGCTAGTAGTAATGTTGCCAAAgcagctgaaacgctcagagccGTTTTCCTTCCATTTCCATCAACCAGTCACACCATTCGTGTCGTCGACACGGCGAGGGTCTTCGCCATGTACGGCGTCgacatcaccatcatcaccacacCAGGCAACGCCAAAATCTTCCAATCCTCCATTGACCACGATGCAGCTCGTGGTCGCCCAATCCGAACCCACCTCATCAGCTTCCCCGAAGTCCTTGGTTTGCCACAGGGTCTTGAAACCTTCAGCGCCCACACTCCTCCACACTTGGTCAACCTCGTTGCTCAGGGAGTTTCACTTCTGCAGGAACCGATTAAGCAGCTCTTTCGTGAGCTGAACCCCGATTTCATCGTCTCCGACATGTTCTTCACTTGGTCAGCTGATGCTGCAGCTGAGTTGGGGATTCCGAGGTTGGTTTATCTCGGTGGAAGCTTCATTGCTATGTCCGCACGCCTCTCTGTTGAGCAGTTTTCGCCTCACACCAAGGTGGAGTCTGATTCTGAGCCTTTTCTGCTTCCTGGGTTGCCCCATGAGTTGAAGATGACGCGGTTGCAGTTGCCGATTCATGCTCGAGAACACAACGATTTCACTGATATAATGAAGGCGGTGAAGGAATCAGAGATGAAAAGCTATGGTTCATTGTTCAATAGCTTCTCTGAGTTTGAGGGGGCTTACGAGGAGCATTATAAGAAAACCACAGGAACCAAGAGCTGGGGTGTTGGACCAGTTTCACTGTGGGTGAACCAGGATGAATCAGATAAAGGTGTTAGAGGGAGTGCCAGTGAAGAACGAGAGCCAGAAGGGTGGCTTACTTGGCTTGATTCAAAAACAGAGGACTCTGTTTTGTATGTGAGTTTTGGGAGCATGACCAAGCTCAGCACTTCCCAGCTTGTTGAAATAGCTCATGCCCTTGATGATTTTGGCCATGGTTTCATCTGGGTCGTTGGGAAATTTGAagaaaatggtgaaaatgagggTGAAAATGGCTTCTTGAAGGAATTTGAGAACAGAGTGGTGGCGGAAAACAGAGGATATTTAATAAGGGGTTGGGCGCCGCAGCTTCTGATACTGGAGCACCCTGCGATTGGAGGTGTGGTGACTCACTGTGGGTGGAACACTACTCTTGAAAGCGTCATTGCAGGGTTGCCGATGGCGACGATGCCGCTTTTCGCGGAGCAGTTTTACAATGAGAAGTTGCTGGTGGATGTGCTGGGAGTTGGGGTTTCtattggtgtgaagaaatggaGAAACTGGAATGTGGTTGGGGATGAGATAGTGAAGAGGGAGAACATAGTGAAGGCGATTTCTTTGTTGATGGGTGGTGGAGAAGAGGCTTTGGAAATGAGGAGAAGAGTTAGAGAGCTTAGTGATGCTGCAAAGAAAACTATCCAGCCTGGTGGGTCTTCCTACAACAAGGTGAAAGGGTTGTTTGATGAGTTGAAGGCACTCAAATTGCAAAAGCTCAATCACAAGTGAAGTGCTAATATTATAGGTAGATTTCCATTTTTGGATTGATACCTTCAGCAGTGTCTTCAATCATAAAAGTGTATGTATACCAATCATTTTCGCAAAATAAAAGGGTTGACTTAAATTAGGGAGACTTgctattttgaatttttgagtGATCATGTATTCAATTTGATATGAACAGCAAGTCAGCAAGTGCCATCATGCTAAATTAGATGTATGTTCATTGGTAAATTTTCTGATAATCCAAAAGGTCTAGAAACGCCCAAcagaatagaaaataaaaatgttacATGCCTTTACGATAGAAAGTTGAGACACTATCTAACAAAAACTAAACTAAACAGAAATCAAGAAGAGCCTCAAAATCAGAGAGGACCTGTCATGATCCAACAGATCTAAATCATGTTTATTCAGAGCATTTGCTACAAAGTTTGTCTCTCTAAATGAAGGTAGATACAGGTTACTGTAAGGAAATGGTGATATTGTTGTGAAATTTAGAAATATAAACCAGATTACTGTAAGAAAATGTGATTTAATTGTGAAATTTAGCAACATTGTCTTCCCATTTAGTTTGAAGGGCCCTCACCGCTTTAATATTAATCATCTTTCTGACTTTGATTTGATAACGAGACtcagctcaaatttgaaaatatggAATTGTGGATGGCAAGTGATGCAGGTACTGGTCTCCTAGTGGTGATAGATCCGTTTCCATGAAAATTAACGCAAGTAGATGAGCTTGTTGGTGACATTGTCGAAAGAAAGCAAATTGATGTTGCTAAACGGGTGCTTCATGCTTTGCCATATTCACAACACTGATTTGATCATTAATTGGATGCCTTATTACTATCCAGATTCCAGTCACATGTGTGCTGATAATCTTTAGCACTATTTGTAAAAGATTACATGTGATTATTAAAGTAGAAAACAATAGTGGAACCTGCATTGTTAATTTCACACACACTCGGTACAATCTAAGATGGAgcatcatttttttaaaaagaaacaacGAAAGACCCTATGCCTACGGGAGAGGTAAGAAGTTTCACCAAGGTTGTCAACTCGTGAATCAGCAGGGCTTGAAATTTCACAGTCATGATTAGCATCCTCATGAGTAATATCATGTTGTTCCTCTATGTGATTGTgagcctcctcctcctcaacaTCACGAGTAACACGTTCTTCTAGAGTTGCTATTTTGTCCATGTCCAGAGCAAGCAAGGTGGCCTGTGCTTCAAGGACTCCATCTCTCACTCCCTTCAAATATACCACACTCATGAGATCATGAGACTCTTGCGATTTCTGGAATCCTTCAATCTCAGCATCGTAAAGCTCCCTCAATTCTTCACCTCTTCCTTTCAAAACAGTAGCAGCTACCTTCTCATGCTTCTTTCCCCCTTCTTTTCCACTGTCTCTCAAAGCAAATTTGGAGTCAAATTGTGTAGTGTTGACTGTTGAGCTGCTCTAGCAAGTCATGATACTGATGTTTCCAACTATCTAATTCATCCCGTGCAGCAATACTTTGATTTTCAAGTTGTTCAAATTTCTTGCGCAGAGATTTGTGTTCCTCTATCAACTTCCAATACAGTTTACTCTTAGCCTCAGACTCACAACTTTCATCCTTCTTCATTATCATCAATGCTTGCAACAAAGGATCATCATGATCAGAGCTTGGACCTACCGTAGGTGGTGATGGTGCTTCTGCAGTTCCTTCATGGGCCTCCATATTCAACACAGGCACAACTATTGCTGTGGGTGATGATGTATCTAGGCACTCTGGGTCAGGACACTTGAACCTGACATCTTCCATTTTGGTTTCTTGTTTGTACACATAAACACCCCAACTACTCAATGTCATAGTTGACGAGGCTTCGTATGAAACCTGGACCAAATTCCAATCATGCACCAGATGTGAATCAAGGCCTTGCCACTCCTCTTCACTAAACAAGAGTCGCAGATCGCAGACTAACACGTGTTCTCCTTC
This is a stretch of genomic DNA from Lotus japonicus ecotype B-129 chromosome 1, LjGifu_v1.2. It encodes these proteins:
- the LOC130733256 gene encoding soyasapogenol B glucuronide galactosyltransferase-like, which encodes METATTATASSNVAKAAETLRAVFLPFPSTSHTIRVVDTARVFAMYGVDITIITTPGNAKIFQSSIDHDAARGRPIRTHLISFPEVLGLPQGLETFSAHTPPHLVNLVAQGVSLLQEPIKQLFRELNPDFIVSDMFFTWSADAAAELGIPRLVYLGGSFIAMSARLSVEQFSPHTKVESDSEPFLLPGLPHELKMTRLQLPIHAREHNDFTDIMKAVKESEMKSYGSLFNSFSEFEGAYEEHYKKTTGTKSWGVGPVSLWVNQDESDKGVRGSASEEREPEGWLTWLDSKTEDSVLYVSFGSMTKLSTSQLVEIAHALDDFGHGFIWVVGKFEENGENEGENGFLKEFENRVVAENRGYLIRGWAPQLLILEHPAIGGVVTHCGWNTTLESVIAGLPMATMPLFAEQFYNEKLLVDVLGVGVSIGVKKWRNWNVVGDEIVKRENIVKAISLLMGGGEEALEMRRRVRELSDAAKKTIQPGGSSYNKVKGLFDELKALKLQKLNHK